A genome region from Kiloniellales bacterium includes the following:
- a CDS encoding TIGR02466 family protein: MSETNAGPQARVRGVFATPVATLMLADAAALNEALKATILAREESHPSTKHSNRGGWQSTWDFPEWGGPAAQRVLDAARRLADQLTCNRQGQRQQVSWKMNAWANVNRDGHGNEFHTHPGAFWSGSYYVDDAGIGADPALGGQFEIQDPRGVAPAMYAPGLAFAVPGGQSCGASEIVTPRSGMILMFPSWLSHAVRPYSGGGTRISIAFNFSI, from the coding sequence ATGAGCGAGACCAACGCGGGCCCGCAGGCTCGAGTCAGGGGCGTCTTCGCGACCCCGGTCGCCACCCTGATGCTGGCCGACGCGGCGGCGCTCAACGAGGCCCTCAAGGCGACCATCCTGGCCCGCGAGGAAAGCCACCCCTCGACCAAGCACTCCAACCGCGGCGGCTGGCAGTCGACCTGGGACTTCCCCGAGTGGGGCGGTCCCGCCGCGCAGCGGGTCCTGGACGCCGCCCGCCGCCTCGCCGACCAGCTGACCTGCAACCGCCAGGGCCAGCGCCAGCAGGTGAGCTGGAAGATGAACGCCTGGGCCAACGTCAACCGGGACGGTCACGGCAACGAGTTCCACACCCACCCCGGCGCCTTCTGGTCCGGCAGCTACTACGTCGACGACGCCGGCATCGGCGCCGACCCGGCCCTGGGCGGCCAGTTCGAGATCCAGGATCCGCGCGGCGTGGCGCCGGCGATGTACGCCCCGGGCCTGGCCTTCGCGGTGCCGGGTGGGCAGTCCTGCGGCGCCTCCGAGATCGTGACGCCGCGCAGCGGCATGATCCTGATGTTCCCGAGCTGGCTGTCCCACGCCGTGCGGCCCTATTCGGGCGGCGGCACCCGGATCTCCATCGCCTTCAACTTCAGCATCTAG
- the tsaD gene encoding tRNA (adenosine(37)-N6)-threonylcarbamoyltransferase complex transferase subunit TsaD, giving the protein MRILGIETSCDETAAAVVTAKREILSNLVLSQLEEHSPFGGVVPEIAARSHLEHLDGLIARALVEADLGFADLDGVAATAGPGLIGGVFVGVMTAKAIAAARRLPFLAINHLEGHALSARLTEELDFPYLLLLVSGGHCQLLAVEGVGAYRRLGTTVDDAAGEAFDKTAKLLGLGYPGGPAVERAAAEGETGHFELPRPMKGRDSLDFSFSGLKTAVRHVVAAMEPRPGGNSPAVRNLAADFQAAVGDVLADRCRRALARFAADYGQPSPLVVAGGVAANHYLRARLSAVAAEAGAALLAPPPWLCTDNAAMIAWAGVERLRLGLGDPLDFAPRPRWPLEQLRRPPPGTTAADTGGTMP; this is encoded by the coding sequence ATGCGGATTTTGGGCATCGAGACCAGTTGCGACGAGACCGCCGCCGCCGTGGTGACGGCGAAGCGGGAGATCCTGTCCAACCTGGTGCTCTCCCAGCTCGAGGAGCACAGCCCTTTCGGCGGGGTGGTGCCCGAGATCGCCGCGCGCAGCCATCTGGAGCACCTGGACGGCCTGATCGCCCGGGCCCTGGTCGAGGCCGACCTGGGCTTCGCGGACCTGGACGGCGTCGCGGCCACCGCCGGACCCGGGCTGATCGGCGGGGTCTTCGTCGGCGTGATGACCGCCAAGGCCATCGCCGCCGCCCGCAGGCTGCCTTTCCTGGCGATCAACCACCTGGAGGGCCACGCCCTCAGCGCCCGCCTGACCGAAGAGCTGGACTTTCCCTATCTGCTGCTGCTGGTCTCGGGCGGGCACTGCCAGCTTCTCGCGGTCGAGGGGGTCGGGGCCTACCGCCGCCTGGGCACCACGGTCGACGACGCTGCCGGCGAGGCCTTCGACAAGACCGCCAAGCTCCTCGGCCTGGGCTATCCCGGCGGCCCGGCGGTCGAGCGCGCCGCCGCCGAGGGCGAGACCGGACACTTCGAGCTGCCGCGGCCGATGAAGGGGCGCGACAGCCTGGACTTCTCCTTCTCGGGCCTGAAGACCGCCGTGCGCCACGTCGTCGCCGCCATGGAACCGCGCCCGGGGGGAAACTCGCCGGCGGTCAGGAACCTGGCAGCCGACTTCCAGGCCGCCGTGGGCGACGTGCTGGCCGACCGCTGCCGACGCGCCCTGGCGCGCTTCGCAGCCGACTACGGGCAGCCCAGCCCGCTGGTTGTGGCCGGCGGCGTCGCGGCCAACCACTACCTGCGCGCGCGCCTCAGCGCGGTCGCCGCCGAGGCCGGGGCCGCGCTGCTGGCGCCGCCGCCCTGGCTCTGCACCGACAACGCCGCCATGATCGCCTGGGCCGGGGTCGAGCGCCTGCGATTGGGCCTCGGCGATCCCTTGGATTTCGCCCCGCGGCCGCGCTGGCCGCTCGAGCAACTGCGCCGCCCGCCGCCAGGCACCACGGCGGCCGACACCGGAGGCACCATGCCATGA